A genome region from Myroides fluvii includes the following:
- a CDS encoding TolC family protein — protein MKRINLKRFFLLIGGTVLYFSMSGISYGQRLSFADAMRVMNEENSLIKAMEKQEEVHQYEWKAMKGLRSPSVKAFGMGLYMDRSLGLDFNGLRNQVGDFVHLPNSEVLGNWSVDFNKRDMAFGGFMATWPLFTGGKINAAVKAGKLKSEIGEKDLEQTKHKLISELVVRYYSVKLAERALVVRQEVLTGMEKHQHDALKLEENGMIAPVQRMAADVAVSDANREFEAAKKDATLARLALANTMEVEEVTEDLSSDFFVLPQLESLDYYQVSATDHYPALQKVALQKELADQGVKAKQSANYPTVVAFGQTILAHNNPISGLDVLYDNNKPWTVGVGVTYTLFEGFRNKNEIRAAKATRESVALFEEKAKADIKMLVAKLYQDIQKQNEQIVSLTTQESMAIEYLRVRNKAFVEGFATSTEVVDAELNLSVVKLKKLQAHFNYVANVASLFEYTGLSNEFVQFAK, from the coding sequence ATGAAAAGAATAAACTTAAAACGTTTTTTTCTGCTTATCGGAGGAACTGTACTTTATTTTTCTATGTCGGGAATTAGCTATGGACAACGTTTGTCTTTTGCTGATGCGATGCGCGTGATGAATGAGGAGAATAGCTTGATTAAAGCGATGGAAAAACAAGAGGAAGTTCACCAATATGAATGGAAAGCCATGAAAGGCTTGCGTTCACCATCGGTTAAAGCTTTCGGAATGGGCCTTTACATGGATCGTTCTTTAGGATTAGATTTTAATGGACTTCGAAACCAAGTAGGTGATTTTGTGCATTTACCCAACTCAGAAGTATTGGGGAATTGGTCTGTAGATTTCAATAAACGAGACATGGCTTTTGGTGGTTTTATGGCTACTTGGCCTTTGTTTACTGGAGGAAAGATTAATGCCGCGGTAAAAGCAGGGAAACTAAAAAGTGAAATTGGAGAAAAAGACTTGGAGCAAACCAAGCATAAATTAATATCTGAACTTGTTGTCCGCTATTATTCGGTGAAATTAGCTGAACGCGCTTTAGTGGTGCGTCAAGAGGTTTTAACGGGTATGGAAAAGCACCAACACGATGCTTTGAAATTAGAAGAAAATGGCATGATAGCTCCTGTGCAACGCATGGCGGCGGATGTTGCTGTTTCGGATGCGAATCGCGAATTTGAAGCGGCTAAAAAAGATGCCACATTAGCGCGTTTAGCCTTAGCCAATACAATGGAAGTAGAAGAAGTAACCGAGGATTTAAGCAGTGATTTTTTTGTGCTCCCTCAATTGGAAAGTTTAGACTACTATCAAGTTTCAGCTACGGATCACTATCCTGCTTTGCAAAAAGTTGCCTTGCAAAAAGAATTGGCTGATCAAGGAGTGAAAGCCAAACAATCAGCGAATTATCCGACGGTGGTTGCTTTTGGACAAACGATTTTAGCGCATAATAATCCGATTAGTGGATTGGATGTGCTTTATGATAATAACAAGCCTTGGACTGTTGGTGTTGGTGTTACGTATACCTTATTTGAAGGATTTCGCAATAAAAATGAAATCAGAGCAGCTAAAGCAACGAGAGAAAGCGTAGCACTTTTTGAAGAAAAAGCAAAGGCTGATATTAAAATGTTAGTGGCTAAATTGTATCAAGATATCCAAAAACAAAACGAACAGATTGTGAGTTTAACCACTCAAGAATCGATGGCTATCGAATATCTCAGAGTGCGCAACAAAGCATTTGTTGAAGGTTTTGCTACCTCGACGGAAGTAGTTGATGCAGAGTTAAATTTATCGGTGGTTAAATTAAAGAAATTACAAGCGCATTTTAATTATGTAGCCAATGTAGCTTCTCTCTTTGAATACACCGGATTGAGTAATGAATTTGTCCAATTTGCAAAATAA
- a CDS encoding HigA family addiction module antitoxin — protein MKSNLIIHPGLYLKEDVIEANQLSVTKAAELLGVTRVNLSNILNEKTNISASMAIRISQVFGGTADIWLKLQMQYDLVVEQKKFEENKIHLAKYEPVL, from the coding sequence ATGAAATCTAATCTCATTATACATCCTGGTTTATATTTAAAAGAGGATGTAATAGAAGCAAATCAGCTATCTGTAACGAAAGCAGCAGAACTTTTAGGTGTAACGCGAGTTAATTTATCTAATATTCTCAATGAAAAAACGAATATAAGTGCTAGTATGGCTATTCGCATAAGTCAAGTTTTTGGTGGAACGGCTGATATTTGGCTTAAACTACAAATGCAGTATGACCTAGTAGTAGAGCAAAAAAAATTTGAAGAAAATAAGATTCATTTAGCTAAGTATGAACCTGTTTTATAA
- a CDS encoding PPK2 family polyphosphate kinase — protein sequence MSFENKYKAIGKTDLSKLSTVPDFEMSPKKAIRKLEEVSRHLSKFQELMYAHNRYSVLICIQGMDTAGKDSLIREVFKSFNARGVVVQSFKKPTSTELEHDYLWRHYIALPEKGKFTVFNRTHYENVLVSRVHPEIILNERLPQITHTDTIGDEFWEKRYKEISNFEEHISNNGVIVLKFFLHLSKGEQKKRILRRLGKEKHHWKFAPEDVREREFWEDYQKYYEDVIEKTSTTACPWYVIPADNKSLCRYIFANILLEVTERLTDVSLPELPDHIKDNLSKYRERLLNEQ from the coding sequence ATGAGTTTTGAAAATAAATACAAGGCAATAGGGAAGACTGATTTAAGTAAATTATCGACGGTTCCCGATTTTGAGATGAGCCCCAAAAAAGCCATACGTAAATTAGAAGAAGTAAGTAGACACTTGAGTAAGTTTCAAGAATTGATGTATGCGCACAATCGCTATAGTGTTTTGATTTGTATTCAAGGGATGGATACGGCAGGTAAAGATAGCTTGATTCGAGAAGTATTTAAGTCATTCAATGCTAGAGGCGTGGTGGTTCAGAGTTTCAAGAAGCCTACTTCTACAGAATTGGAACACGATTATTTATGGCGACATTATATCGCCCTACCTGAGAAGGGGAAATTTACAGTGTTCAATCGCACGCATTACGAAAATGTATTAGTTTCTCGTGTGCATCCCGAAATTATTTTGAATGAGCGTTTGCCTCAAATTACGCATACAGATACTATAGGGGATGAGTTCTGGGAGAAGCGATACAAGGAAATAAGCAATTTTGAAGAGCACATCAGCAATAATGGCGTAATTGTACTTAAATTTTTCTTGCACTTGAGTAAAGGCGAACAGAAAAAACGCATTTTACGTCGTTTGGGCAAAGAAAAACACCATTGGAAATTTGCGCCTGAAGATGTTCGAGAACGCGAGTTTTGGGAGGATTATCAAAAGTACTATGAAGATGTTATAGAAAAAACAAGTACAACAGCTTGTCCTTGGTATGTTATTCCAGCCGATAACAAATCGCTGTGTCGCTATATTTTTGCCAATATACTGCTCGAAGTAACGGAGCGATTAACGGATGTGAGTTTGCCCGAATTACCGGATCATATCAAAGATAATTTATCCAAGTATAGAGAGCGTTTGCTCAATGAACAATAA
- a CDS encoding DUF6929 family protein, whose protein sequence is MRKLTLEFLYHIIGLSAASGLYYAEDKLHLIADDSSYLYHYDIPSKQLNKTALTEDYIGQEHIAKAEKPDLESMTFDGVNYYLFGSGSKPNRTDLYEIHQMTNEPVSKQSLDLLYASMKAFAHLDDADFNIEGVVYDSETWYFFNRGNGPKQQNGVFVVTGESILDNFRITYTPIKLPKLDNVQTGFTDAVLVDQELYFIATAEDSGSTYADGEIKGSIVGKINTKKMKLEKTKTISTNQKFEGITVYKNSKKEVSFFLCTDPDNPTLPTSIYQLTIQK, encoded by the coding sequence ATGAGAAAACTAACTTTAGAGTTCCTCTATCATATTATTGGCTTAAGTGCGGCATCGGGTTTATACTATGCGGAAGACAAACTCCATTTAATTGCGGACGATAGTTCTTATTTATATCACTACGATATACCGTCAAAGCAACTGAACAAGACAGCTCTCACGGAGGATTATATCGGGCAAGAACACATTGCAAAAGCAGAAAAACCCGATTTAGAATCCATGACGTTCGATGGTGTTAATTACTACTTATTTGGTTCGGGCTCTAAACCCAATCGAACCGATTTGTATGAAATTCATCAAATGACGAATGAACCTGTGAGTAAACAATCCTTGGATTTGTTGTATGCATCCATGAAAGCTTTCGCTCACTTAGACGACGCGGATTTTAATATTGAAGGTGTTGTTTACGACAGTGAAACCTGGTACTTCTTCAATCGAGGCAATGGTCCCAAACAGCAAAATGGCGTATTTGTGGTAACAGGAGAGAGTATTTTGGACAATTTCAGAATTACCTATACTCCCATCAAATTGCCCAAATTAGACAACGTACAAACAGGATTTACGGATGCTGTTTTAGTCGATCAAGAGCTTTATTTCATTGCAACAGCAGAAGATTCGGGTTCTACCTATGCAGATGGTGAAATTAAAGGATCCATTGTAGGAAAAATCAACACCAAGAAAATGAAGCTCGAGAAAACGAAGACCATCAGTACGAATCAAAAATTCGAAGGGATCACCGTTTATAAAAACAGCAAGAAAGAAGTATCCTTCTTCCTATGCACTGATCCAGACAATCCAACCTTACCCACATCGATTTATCAATTAACCATACAAAAATAG
- a CDS encoding type II toxin-antitoxin system RelE/ParE family toxin: MIKTFKSKNLKSVWETGNEKGLPPNCVRRIAKILNLIDQVSDITDLGAFGAAYRIHKLKSPPYIGYYSMDVTGNFRIIFEIEKGNVYHVHFLDTH, from the coding sequence ATGATAAAAACATTTAAGAGTAAGAATTTAAAATCCGTTTGGGAGACTGGAAATGAAAAAGGATTACCTCCAAATTGTGTTCGTAGAATTGCTAAAATTCTCAATTTGATTGATCAAGTGAGTGATATTACTGATTTAGGTGCTTTCGGAGCAGCATATAGAATCCATAAATTGAAATCACCTCCTTACATAGGATATTATTCAATGGATGTGACGGGGAATTTTAGAATCATTTTTGAAATTGAAAAAGGAAATGTTTATCATGTTCATTTTCTAGATACACATTAG
- the trpB gene encoding tryptophan synthase subunit beta: protein MKYQVNQEGFYGDFGGAFIPSTLQPIVEELQAKYLEIMEEPAFQAEYQKLLADYVGRPTPLYFAARLSALYNTKVYLKREDLCHTGAHKINNTIGQVLLAKRLGKKKIIAETGAGQHGVATATVCALAGLECVVFMGATDIERQAPNVARMKMLGAEVRAAKTGTQTLKEAVDEALLYWIENPVDTYYLIGSVVGPHPYPDMVGRFQSVISKEIKKQLLEKEGVDKPNYIIASVGGGSNATGAFYEFLEEEEVKLIVAEGGGLGANTNQTAATSFIGKPGVLHGSKTLFMQDDAGEPLEAYSISAGLDYPGFGPLFALMKQENRAEFFAIKDDEAMEAGLNLCKMEGIIPAIESSHALAALQHKTFLPTDIVVVNLSGRGDKDLQNYTHYFQL from the coding sequence ATGAAGTATCAAGTCAATCAAGAAGGATTTTATGGCGATTTTGGGGGAGCTTTTATCCCTTCAACCTTGCAACCTATTGTAGAAGAACTACAAGCCAAGTATCTAGAAATTATGGAAGAGCCTGCGTTTCAGGCAGAATATCAAAAGCTATTAGCGGATTATGTAGGTCGGCCTACACCGCTTTATTTTGCAGCTAGGCTATCCGCCCTCTACAATACCAAAGTGTATTTAAAACGAGAGGATTTATGCCATACAGGCGCCCATAAGATTAATAATACGATTGGTCAGGTATTGTTGGCTAAACGCCTAGGAAAGAAGAAAATCATTGCTGAAACAGGAGCAGGACAGCATGGCGTAGCTACAGCAACGGTTTGTGCGTTAGCAGGATTGGAATGCGTGGTCTTTATGGGGGCAACAGATATTGAACGTCAAGCGCCCAATGTAGCGCGTATGAAGATGTTGGGTGCTGAGGTTCGCGCTGCAAAAACAGGAACACAAACCTTAAAAGAAGCGGTGGATGAGGCGTTGTTGTACTGGATTGAAAACCCAGTTGACACGTATTACTTAATCGGTTCTGTGGTTGGGCCTCATCCGTATCCGGATATGGTCGGGCGTTTTCAATCGGTGATTTCCAAAGAGATTAAAAAGCAGTTGCTAGAGAAAGAAGGCGTGGATAAACCCAACTACATCATCGCTAGTGTGGGAGGTGGGAGTAATGCAACAGGTGCGTTCTATGAATTCTTAGAAGAGGAAGAGGTGAAGCTTATCGTTGCAGAAGGGGGAGGTTTGGGCGCTAATACCAATCAAACGGCTGCTACTTCTTTTATTGGGAAACCAGGGGTATTACACGGAAGTAAAACGCTATTCATGCAAGATGATGCAGGGGAGCCTTTAGAAGCGTATTCGATTTCTGCAGGATTGGATTACCCTGGTTTTGGTCCGTTATTCGCCTTGATGAAACAAGAAAATAGAGCGGAGTTCTTCGCTATTAAAGATGATGAGGCAATGGAAGCCGGTTTAAATCTGTGCAAAATGGAAGGGATTATTCCTGCCATAGAAAGTTCACATGCTCTCGCAGCTTTACAACATAAAACATTTTTGCCAACTGATATTGTAGTTGTAAACCTTTCCGGTAGGGGGGATAAGGATTTACAAAATTATACTCACTACTTTCAGTTATAG
- a CDS encoding ABC-F family ATP-binding cassette domain-containing protein encodes MITVNDVAVQFGSTTLFSGVSFSINENDKIALMGKNGAGKSTLLKIVAGVDKPSLGSVAAPREAVIAYLPQHLLTADDCTVFEETSKAFAQIFSMKNEIEQINEELTVRTDYESDAYMKLIERVSELSEKFYSIDEVNYEAEVEKVLKGLGFLREDFTRPTSEFSGGWRMRIELAKILLQKPDLILLDEPTNHMDIESIQWLEEFLLTQAKAVMVISHDRAFVDNITNRTIEVTMGKIYDYKAKYSDYLVLRQDRRAHQLKAYEEQQKMIAETTEFIERFKGTYSKTLQVQSRVKMLEKLDIIQVDEVDNSALRLKFPPAARSGQYPVTIAEMGKTYGDHIVFNDANLVIERGQKVAFVGKNGEGKSTMIKAIMKEIDYTGTIELGHNIQVGYFAQNQASLLDGDITIFDTVDRIAEGDIRTQIKNILGAFMFSGDDIQKKVKVLSGGEKTRLAMVKLLLEPYNLLILDEPTNHLDMKTKDIIKAALKDFEGTVILVSHDRDFLDGLAEKVFEFGNKRVKEHFEDIKGFLAHKKMESLREIEK; translated from the coding sequence ATGATAACAGTTAATGATGTTGCTGTCCAATTTGGTAGTACAACGCTTTTCAGTGGCGTAAGTTTCTCGATTAATGAAAATGACAAAATTGCCTTAATGGGGAAAAACGGTGCAGGTAAATCTACTTTGCTTAAAATTGTTGCAGGCGTTGACAAACCTTCGTTAGGGTCTGTTGCTGCACCAAGAGAAGCCGTAATTGCTTATTTACCACAGCATTTATTAACTGCGGATGATTGTACGGTTTTTGAAGAAACATCCAAAGCGTTTGCGCAAATTTTCTCGATGAAGAATGAAATTGAGCAAATCAATGAAGAATTAACGGTGCGTACGGATTACGAAAGTGATGCGTATATGAAGTTGATTGAACGCGTATCGGAACTAAGCGAGAAGTTTTACTCGATTGATGAGGTAAACTACGAAGCTGAGGTAGAGAAAGTATTGAAAGGATTGGGATTCTTGCGCGAAGATTTTACGCGTCCGACCTCTGAATTCAGTGGAGGGTGGAGAATGCGCATCGAACTAGCAAAAATTTTATTGCAAAAACCCGATTTAATTTTATTGGATGAGCCAACCAACCACATGGATATAGAGAGTATCCAATGGTTAGAGGAGTTTTTGTTAACACAAGCTAAAGCGGTAATGGTCATTTCCCATGACCGTGCGTTTGTCGATAATATTACCAATCGCACCATTGAAGTAACAATGGGTAAAATTTACGATTACAAAGCGAAATATTCAGATTATCTAGTTTTGCGTCAAGATCGTAGAGCACATCAGCTCAAAGCATATGAAGAGCAACAAAAGATGATTGCCGAAACGACAGAGTTTATTGAGCGTTTCAAAGGAACCTATTCGAAGACTTTACAAGTGCAATCACGCGTAAAAATGTTGGAGAAGTTAGATATCATTCAAGTGGATGAGGTAGATAATTCAGCTCTTCGCTTAAAATTTCCTCCAGCAGCGCGTTCAGGACAATATCCTGTTACGATTGCTGAAATGGGTAAAACCTATGGGGATCATATTGTGTTTAACGACGCGAATTTAGTGATAGAACGCGGACAAAAAGTTGCCTTTGTAGGAAAGAATGGAGAAGGTAAATCAACGATGATCAAAGCGATTATGAAAGAGATTGATTATACGGGAACCATCGAATTGGGACACAATATTCAAGTGGGGTATTTTGCACAGAATCAGGCGTCTCTATTGGATGGGGATATCACTATTTTTGATACGGTAGATCGCATTGCAGAAGGAGATATCCGCACGCAAATCAAAAATATATTAGGAGCATTCATGTTTTCTGGAGATGACATTCAGAAGAAAGTAAAAGTACTTTCAGGAGGAGAGAAAACCAGATTGGCCATGGTGAAGTTATTGTTAGAACCGTATAACTTATTAATCCTGGATGAGCCAACCAACCACTTGGATATGAAAACAAAAGACATCATCAAAGCAGCGTTGAAAGATTTTGAAGGAACCGTTATCTTAGTTTCTCACGATCGTGATTTCTTGGATGGATTAGCAGAAAAAGTATTTGAATTTGGAAATAAACGCGTCAAAGAACACTTTGAAGATATCAAAGGTTTCTTAGCACACAAAAAGATGGAAAGCTTACGCGAGATCGAAAAATAA
- a CDS encoding ABC transporter permease, whose translation MIFKDSAIVITYLVCVLLVAFVYSYVYSKEVITALPVAIVNQDQSKMSFQLDRMLDATPQLKVDLRTASMDLAQEAFYQEKIKGIIVIPEHFGRDLQKGKVPTLGAYCDASYMLYYKQTLGAVMVTAGTLGGQVEVNKMMAGGMPMKQAAATRRPFDVTAKPLFNINGGYATFLMPAVFLIAIQTLQLNGMGILAGTLREKRRFGQAFAYATGRFSNFFLTIGRSLAYLILSMLMMWFVLGVVMHLFTFPQRGNLVEITLFLIPFLLAVSFLGMTLANCFKHREDSIMTITLFSIPTLLMTGLSWPTTAFPTAIKVISFFVPSTVGTKGFVALTQFGASLHDIRDLFMQMWLVCLFYFMLAVWTNWRLRRKEEELISPEI comes from the coding sequence ATGATTTTCAAAGATTCTGCGATTGTGATTACGTATCTTGTCTGTGTGCTCCTAGTTGCTTTTGTGTATTCGTATGTGTATTCAAAAGAAGTGATTACAGCATTACCTGTAGCCATTGTTAACCAAGATCAATCGAAGATGAGCTTTCAACTTGATCGCATGTTGGATGCTACGCCTCAATTGAAGGTGGATTTGCGTACGGCGAGTATGGACTTGGCTCAGGAAGCATTTTATCAAGAGAAAATTAAAGGAATAATCGTTATTCCAGAACATTTCGGACGCGATTTGCAAAAAGGTAAAGTACCTACATTGGGTGCTTACTGCGATGCTTCTTATATGTTGTACTACAAACAAACCTTAGGGGCTGTTATGGTTACTGCTGGAACTTTAGGCGGACAAGTAGAAGTGAATAAGATGATGGCAGGAGGAATGCCGATGAAGCAAGCAGCAGCCACGAGACGTCCTTTTGATGTAACGGCTAAGCCTTTGTTTAATATTAATGGTGGGTATGCTACCTTTTTGATGCCTGCTGTATTCTTAATTGCTATTCAGACTTTACAATTGAATGGAATGGGAATTTTAGCGGGTACGCTGCGTGAAAAAAGACGTTTTGGTCAAGCCTTTGCCTATGCAACGGGACGATTTTCGAATTTCTTTTTAACGATAGGAAGAAGTTTGGCCTACCTCATATTATCTATGCTGATGATGTGGTTCGTACTGGGTGTGGTTATGCATCTTTTTACCTTTCCTCAACGTGGAAATTTAGTTGAAATTACCTTGTTTTTAATTCCATTCTTGTTAGCTGTTTCCTTTTTAGGGATGACGTTAGCGAATTGCTTTAAACACAGAGAAGATTCGATTATGACTATTACCCTTTTTTCTATTCCGACTTTGTTGATGACGGGATTGTCTTGGCCCACTACTGCTTTTCCGACGGCAATTAAGGTGATTTCCTTTTTTGTACCCTCTACAGTGGGAACGAAAGGCTTTGTAGCGTTGACTCAATTTGGGGCTTCTTTACACGATATAAGGGATTTATTTATGCAAATGTGGTTGGTCTGCCTCTTTTATTTTATGTTGGCTGTATGGACCAATTGGCGCTTGAGAAGAAAAGAAGAGGAACTTATTTCCCCAGAGATATAA
- a CDS encoding ABC transporter permease, translating into MSKGFLSLLKEECKRMLTTPRILVLILGIPLLLFLYYGALLQEGVSRDLPVTILDLDKSSTSRKLASFIDASSAMQIVYEVNDELEGQKTVRSGDSFALIIIPKDFQKNVQKGVKTNVTCYYNGQYLLPAGLIQRDFQTAAGYLAAGVRTISLEQGGLMPNQALAAVAPIKVEEHVLFNPYTSYEYYLGLAFMPMALQIIMLVVSIYVFGVDLKYRRGKELLERVDNKMWMLVLAKILPYTLVFMVLGLYMNSYVFYKLSMPFKGNFFVLNAFFFLFILVCQSMAFFLASVMNSLRIALTIGGAYAAVAFSFAGYTFPPEGMSGFVRGVNYVFPFHSYMRFVVNYAIRGISFNAEQAGYLIAFAVFICLGLIGIPFYYKKLQKGGYDA; encoded by the coding sequence GTGAGTAAAGGTTTTTTATCCCTATTGAAAGAAGAGTGCAAGCGAATGCTGACAACACCTCGTATTTTGGTGTTGATTCTTGGCATTCCCTTGTTGCTGTTTCTATACTATGGGGCGTTGTTACAAGAAGGGGTTTCTCGAGATTTACCGGTAACAATCCTCGATTTAGATAAAAGTAGTACGTCACGTAAACTAGCGAGTTTTATTGATGCCAGTTCAGCTATGCAAATCGTTTATGAAGTAAATGACGAGCTAGAAGGACAAAAAACGGTGCGAAGCGGAGATTCTTTTGCGTTAATTATCATCCCTAAAGATTTTCAGAAAAACGTACAGAAAGGAGTGAAAACCAATGTAACTTGTTATTACAATGGGCAATATTTACTGCCCGCAGGTTTAATTCAACGCGACTTTCAAACAGCTGCAGGTTATCTCGCAGCTGGAGTTCGTACTATATCGTTAGAGCAAGGAGGTCTAATGCCTAATCAAGCTTTAGCGGCGGTAGCACCAATAAAGGTAGAAGAACACGTACTTTTTAATCCCTATACTAGCTATGAATATTATTTAGGCTTGGCTTTTATGCCCATGGCCTTGCAAATTATTATGCTAGTTGTTTCAATTTACGTTTTTGGTGTGGATTTAAAATACAGACGAGGAAAAGAACTACTAGAACGAGTGGACAACAAGATGTGGATGTTAGTTTTAGCAAAAATATTGCCTTATACCTTGGTTTTTATGGTATTGGGACTGTATATGAATAGTTATGTATTCTATAAGTTGAGTATGCCATTCAAGGGAAATTTCTTCGTTTTGAATGCCTTTTTCTTCCTGTTTATTTTGGTTTGTCAAAGTATGGCCTTTTTTCTAGCGTCGGTGATGAATAGCTTGAGGATTGCCTTAACCATAGGTGGAGCTTATGCGGCAGTAGCCTTCTCTTTTGCAGGTTATACGTTTCCGCCAGAAGGAATGAGTGGTTTTGTACGTGGGGTAAATTATGTATTTCCCTTTCATTCCTATATGCGTTTTGTTGTGAATTATGCCATTCGCGGTATTTCTTTCAATGCAGAACAAGCCGGGTATTTAATCGCTTTTGCAGTATTCATCTGTTTGGGGTTGATTGGAATCCCGTTTTATTATAAAAAATTACAGAAAGGAGGCTATGATGCTTAG
- a CDS encoding HlyD family secretion protein produces the protein MKNKVISAIVGIVVVAIVFAVSIWYMSAPQESYIQGQVDATQINVSSKIPGRIDNILVKEGDKVQAGQVLVQISTPEIDAKLQQVEALKAAAQAQDAKANTGARKEEIQAAYNMWQQAKAGADFAQKTYARVENLYKEKVIPAQQKDEAYAKYTAAQEVEKAAHATYQMAKSGARSEDKAAALAVFNQAKGAVEEVLIYKGEGAVKSPQEGEVYTIMPNKGEIVNSGYPIVNLVDLNDVWVNFNIREDLMSKFKMNTKFQAKIPALGNQEIELEVQYIAVQGDYATWSATKAKGDFDMKTFLIKAYPTQKVEGLRPGMSALVVESSLK, from the coding sequence ATGAAAAATAAAGTAATAAGTGCTATTGTTGGAATTGTGGTTGTCGCGATTGTTTTCGCTGTTTCTATTTGGTATATGAGTGCGCCCCAAGAGAGCTACATTCAAGGACAAGTAGATGCCACTCAAATTAATGTATCGTCTAAAATTCCAGGAAGAATTGACAATATTCTCGTAAAAGAAGGAGATAAGGTTCAAGCAGGACAAGTATTGGTTCAGATTAGTACACCTGAGATAGATGCTAAATTACAACAAGTAGAAGCCTTAAAGGCCGCTGCACAAGCACAAGATGCTAAAGCCAATACAGGAGCGCGTAAAGAAGAAATTCAAGCGGCTTATAATATGTGGCAACAAGCCAAAGCAGGGGCGGATTTTGCTCAAAAAACCTATGCAAGAGTAGAAAATTTATACAAAGAAAAGGTGATACCTGCACAGCAAAAAGATGAGGCCTATGCGAAATATACAGCAGCACAAGAGGTAGAAAAGGCAGCACATGCAACCTATCAAATGGCAAAGAGTGGAGCGAGATCGGAAGATAAAGCTGCGGCTTTAGCTGTCTTCAATCAAGCGAAAGGAGCCGTGGAGGAAGTGTTAATCTACAAAGGAGAAGGAGCTGTAAAATCACCCCAAGAGGGTGAGGTTTATACGATTATGCCTAATAAAGGAGAAATCGTTAATTCAGGTTATCCAATTGTTAACCTAGTGGATTTAAATGACGTCTGGGTGAATTTTAATATTCGCGAAGATTTGATGAGCAAGTTCAAAATGAATACCAAATTTCAGGCAAAAATTCCGGCTTTAGGCAATCAAGAAATTGAATTAGAAGTACAATATATTGCGGTACAAGGGGATTATGCTACTTGGAGTGCAACCAAAGCAAAAGGGGATTTCGATATGAAAACCTTCTTAATCAAGGCGTATCCTACACAAAAAGTGGAAGGATTAAGACCAGGAATGAGTGCTTTAGTAGTAGAAAGTAGTTTGAAGTAA
- a CDS encoding peptidoglycan-binding protein LysM, producing the protein MRKKCSFFIGLLLLLGGVFSGFKKYEVILLEQYKIVPTEALSYHLPEEKITEVKKADQAAVIPFTGKTYIGFKQALGARESNGLYRIVNSFGYIGKYQFGRLALRSIGIFDSEEFLNDPQLQEKAFDALIAKNKWILRNEIKTFEGRRVDGIKITESGILAAAHLGGAGSVRKYLRSNGANSFSDGYGTSIKTYLKKFSGYDVSEIDPEKNALVML; encoded by the coding sequence ATGAGGAAAAAATGTTCTTTTTTTATTGGTTTATTACTGCTTTTAGGTGGAGTTTTTTCGGGTTTTAAAAAGTATGAAGTCATACTTTTAGAACAGTATAAAATTGTACCTACAGAAGCGCTTTCTTATCATCTTCCTGAAGAAAAAATCACGGAAGTAAAGAAGGCTGATCAAGCTGCAGTAATACCATTTACAGGGAAAACCTATATAGGGTTTAAACAGGCCCTAGGTGCACGTGAATCAAATGGATTGTACCGAATTGTCAATTCGTTTGGTTACATCGGAAAGTACCAATTTGGAAGGTTAGCTCTACGATCAATTGGAATTTTTGATTCTGAAGAGTTTTTGAATGATCCGCAATTACAAGAAAAAGCATTTGATGCTTTAATTGCAAAAAACAAATGGATTCTGAGAAACGAGATTAAAACGTTTGAAGGTCGAAGAGTTGATGGGATCAAAATCACGGAGTCGGGGATACTAGCCGCTGCTCACTTAGGTGGTGCAGGATCTGTGAGAAAGTATTTAAGAAGTAATGGAGCTAATTCATTTAGCGATGGATACGGAACTTCAATCAAGACCTACTTGAAAAAATTTAGTGGGTATGATGTTTCAGAGATTGATCCAGAGAAAAATGCATTAGTAATGCTGTAA